The window CAACATACGTATTAACACATCGAGAGGATGAACAAGTGAACCGAAAAGCGGAGCAGATCGCACTTGGTTTAACAGTGGGATCATGGACAGATTTGCCGCAGCTCAAAAAGGAGCAGCTTCAAAAACATAAAGGACGGGTAGAAAAAGTATCAGAAAAGGTTGCTTCAGCCGAAAATGGCCTATATCAATCTGAGGTGACCATTGCTTATCCTGAGGCTAACTTTTCAGCTGATATACCGGCCGTTTTGACGACGATCTTTGGAAAGCTTTCACTTGATGGAAAAGTGAAGCTAGTCGATATACAATTCTCGGATAGATTTAAAAGAAGCCTGCCAGGACCGGTATTTGGAATTGATGGCATACGCAAAAAAGCAGGCGTGTTTGATCGTCCGTTGTTGATGAGTATTTTTAAAGGTGTCATTGGCCGTGATATGGCGGATTTAAAAGAGCAGCTCCATTTACAAGCATTAGGCGGCGTTGACTTTATCAAAGACGATGAAATTTTATTTGAGAGCCCGCTAGCCCCTTTTGAAGAACGAATCAAAGAAGGAAAAAAGATATTAAAAGAAACATATGAAGAGACAGGGCACCGAACGTTATATGCCGTTAATTTAACAGGCAGAACCTTTGAACTGAAGGATCGAGCAAGAAAGGCAGCTGAACTCGGAGCGGATGCACTCTTATTCAATGTCTTTGC is drawn from Bacillus pumilus and contains these coding sequences:
- the mtnW gene encoding 2,3-diketo-5-methylthiopentyl-1-phosphate enolase is translated as MSELLATYVLTHREDEQVNRKAEQIALGLTVGSWTDLPQLKKEQLQKHKGRVEKVSEKVASAENGLYQSEVTIAYPEANFSADIPAVLTTIFGKLSLDGKVKLVDIQFSDRFKRSLPGPVFGIDGIRKKAGVFDRPLLMSIFKGVIGRDMADLKEQLHLQALGGVDFIKDDEILFESPLAPFEERIKEGKKILKETYEETGHRTLYAVNLTGRTFELKDRARKAAELGADALLFNVFAYGLDVMQSLAEDPDIPLPIMAHPAVSGALTSSPEYGFSHSLLLGKLNRYAGADLSLFPSPYGSVALPKKDAFGIYEACVKEDLVQKTFPVPSAGIHPGMVPVLIKDFGLDHVINAGGGIHGHPRGAIGGGKAFRSIIDAVIHGESIQEKAASCQDLKAALDLWGRVAE